A genomic window from Halorubrum trapanicum includes:
- a CDS encoding lysylphosphatidylglycerol synthase transmembrane domain-containing protein translates to MNPRVAAARLRERLVRLWERLPRGSLAVAGTLLVLAVGGAVLARTLDVGTVVDAAATADPALLAAALGAYLLSWPVRGRRYGDVLAPMGRRCRTAFLTAAVFASQTANLIVPARAGDGVRAYLLNDRREVSYPTGVASLAVERAFDLVALGVLGGAALAVLLVDGRAAAPDGSGRAVAAAGGIAVAAALGSAVTVAVARSDRRFGPTLRERADGSRLASVADAAVRFGAAVRVVAADGAALVRVFLASAVVWGLDVATAVLVLAALVGGFGGGAAPVTLLVVGTLAVSAGNLAKVLPLSQGGIGLYEAAFTGIVVATTPIAPEVALAAAVLDHALKNGVTLVGGAVAAAAFDLSLTGRPDESAPETESTAAPTATDR, encoded by the coding sequence ATGAACCCGCGCGTCGCCGCCGCTCGGCTCCGCGAGCGCCTCGTTCGACTTTGGGAGCGTCTGCCCCGGGGCTCGCTCGCGGTCGCGGGCACGCTCCTCGTCCTCGCGGTCGGCGGCGCGGTGTTGGCGCGGACCCTCGACGTCGGGACGGTCGTCGACGCGGCCGCGACCGCGGACCCGGCGCTGCTCGCCGCGGCGCTCGGCGCGTACCTGCTGTCGTGGCCCGTCCGCGGCCGGCGGTACGGAGATGTCCTCGCCCCGATGGGCCGCCGCTGCCGAACCGCGTTCCTCACGGCGGCGGTGTTCGCGAGCCAGACCGCGAATCTGATCGTCCCCGCCCGGGCCGGCGACGGCGTGCGCGCGTACCTGCTGAACGACCGGCGCGAGGTGTCGTACCCGACCGGCGTCGCGTCGCTGGCGGTCGAGCGCGCCTTCGACCTGGTCGCGCTCGGCGTCCTCGGCGGCGCCGCGCTCGCGGTCCTGCTCGTCGACGGGCGGGCCGCGGCGCCGGACGGGTCGGGGCGAGCGGTCGCGGCCGCCGGGGGGATCGCGGTCGCGGCCGCGCTCGGCTCGGCGGTCACCGTCGCGGTCGCCCGGAGCGACCGCCGGTTCGGTCCGACGCTCCGCGAGCGCGCCGACGGCTCCCGGCTCGCTTCGGTCGCCGACGCCGCGGTCCGGTTCGGCGCCGCCGTGCGCGTCGTGGCGGCGGACGGGGCCGCGCTGGTCCGGGTGTTCCTCGCCAGCGCCGTCGTCTGGGGACTGGACGTGGCCACCGCGGTCCTCGTGCTCGCGGCGCTCGTCGGCGGCTTCGGCGGCGGCGCCGCCCCCGTCACGCTGCTCGTCGTCGGTACCCTCGCGGTCTCGGCCGGGAACCTCGCGAAGGTACTGCCGCTCTCGCAGGGCGGGATCGGGCTGTACGAGGCCGCCTTCACCGGGATCGTCGTCGCCACGACGCCGATCGCTCCCGAGGTCGCGCTCGCCGCGGCGGTGCTCGACCACGCGCTGAAGAACGGCGTCACCCTCGTCGGCGGCGCGGTCGCGGCGGCCGCGTTCGACCTCTCGCTGACGGGCCGTCCGGACGAGTCCGCGCCGGAGACGGAATCGACCGCGGCGCCGACGGCGACGGACCGCTAG
- a CDS encoding rhomboid family intramembrane serine protease codes for MRATLETLALVLLVGAAQALLSLVGLFGLLALSTPLSVAPWTLVTSVYAHGSVGHLVANALALLLVGPLVERRTTRPRFHAFVVATGALAGVAQVTLGSLLGPPAAVLGISGAVFALGGYLLAGNVVSATLFDRLRLSSRAQLLLFGLVAVVLTATTAAPGVALIAHATGAFCGLVAGRMGLLDAS; via the coding sequence ATGCGCGCCACCCTCGAAACGCTCGCGCTCGTCCTCCTCGTCGGCGCCGCGCAGGCCCTCCTGAGCCTCGTCGGCCTCTTCGGACTCCTCGCGCTGTCTACCCCCCTCTCCGTCGCGCCGTGGACCCTCGTCACGAGCGTGTACGCGCACGGCTCCGTCGGCCACCTCGTGGCGAACGCCCTCGCGCTGCTGCTCGTCGGCCCCCTCGTCGAGCGCCGGACGACCCGCCCGCGGTTCCACGCGTTCGTGGTCGCCACCGGCGCGCTGGCGGGCGTCGCACAGGTGACGCTCGGGAGCCTGCTCGGTCCCCCGGCGGCCGTCTTGGGAATCAGCGGCGCCGTCTTCGCGCTCGGCGGCTATCTGCTCGCCGGCAACGTCGTGAGCGCGACGCTGTTCGACCGGCTGCGGCTCTCCTCGCGGGCCCAGCTGCTCCTGTTCGGCCTCGTCGCCGTCGTCCTCACCGCGACGACGGCCGCGCCGGGCGTCGCGCTGATCGCACACGCGACGGGCGCGTTCTGCGGGCTCGTCGCCGGACGGATGGGCCTGCTCGACGCGAGCTGA
- the rpsJ gene encoding 30S ribosomal protein S10, giving the protein MQQARVRLAGTSPEDLDDICDDVREIADSTGVALSGPIPLPTKTLEIPSRKSPDGEGTATWEHWEMRVHKRLIDIDADERALRQLMRVQVPNDVSIEIVLED; this is encoded by the coding sequence ATGCAGCAGGCACGCGTCCGCCTCGCCGGCACGAGCCCCGAGGACCTCGACGACATCTGCGACGACGTCCGCGAGATCGCGGACTCGACGGGAGTCGCCCTGTCGGGCCCGATCCCGCTGCCGACGAAGACGCTCGAGATCCCGTCGCGCAAGTCCCCGGACGGTGAGGGGACGGCGACGTGGGAGCACTGGGAGATGCGCGTCCACAAGCGGCTTATCGACATCGACGCCGACGAGCGCGCGCTCCGCCAGCTGATGCGCGTCCAAGTGCCGAACGACGTCAGCATCGAGATCGTTCTCGAAGACTGA
- the tuf gene encoding translation elongation factor EF-1 subunit alpha, whose protein sequence is MSDKPHQNLAIIGHVDHGKSTLVGRLLFETGSVPEHVIEQHREEAEEKGKGGFEFAYVMDNLAEERERGVTIDIAHQEFDTDEYYFTIVDCPGHRDFVKNMITGASQADNAVLVVAADDGVAPQTREHVFLARTLGINELIIGVNKMDLVDYQESSYKEVIGEVEDLLNQVRFATDDTTFVPISAFEGDNVAEPSENTDWYDGPTLLESLNNLPEAEPPTDAPLRLPIQDVYTISGIGTVPVGRVETGILNTGDNVSFQPSDVGGEVKTVEMHHEEVPKAEPGDNVGFNVRGIGKDDIRRGDVCGPADDPPSVAETFKAQVVVMQHPSVITAGYTPVFHAHTAQVACTIESIDQKIDPSSGEVAEENPDFIKSGDAAVVTVRPQKPLSIEPSGEIPELGSFAIRDMGQTIAAGKVLEVNER, encoded by the coding sequence ATGAGTGACAAACCGCACCAGAACCTGGCCATTATCGGCCACGTCGACCACGGCAAGAGCACGCTCGTGGGTCGCCTCCTCTTCGAGACGGGGAGCGTCCCCGAGCACGTAATCGAGCAGCACCGCGAGGAAGCCGAAGAGAAGGGCAAGGGCGGCTTCGAGTTCGCCTACGTGATGGACAACCTCGCCGAGGAGCGCGAGCGCGGCGTCACGATCGACATCGCCCACCAGGAGTTCGACACCGACGAGTACTACTTCACCATCGTCGACTGTCCGGGCCACCGTGACTTCGTGAAGAACATGATCACGGGCGCCTCGCAGGCCGACAACGCGGTGCTCGTCGTCGCGGCAGACGACGGCGTCGCGCCTCAGACCCGCGAGCACGTGTTCCTGGCCCGCACGCTCGGGATCAACGAGCTCATCATCGGCGTCAACAAGATGGACCTGGTCGACTACCAGGAGTCCTCCTACAAGGAGGTCATCGGCGAGGTCGAGGACCTGCTCAACCAGGTCCGCTTCGCGACCGACGACACCACGTTCGTGCCGATCTCGGCGTTCGAGGGCGACAACGTCGCCGAGCCGTCCGAGAACACCGACTGGTACGACGGGCCGACCCTGCTGGAGTCGCTCAACAACCTGCCGGAGGCCGAGCCGCCGACGGACGCGCCGCTCCGCCTGCCGATTCAGGACGTCTACACCATCTCCGGCATCGGGACCGTCCCCGTGGGACGCGTCGAGACCGGAATCTTAAACACCGGCGACAACGTCTCCTTCCAGCCGTCCGACGTGGGCGGCGAGGTGAAGACGGTCGAGATGCACCACGAGGAGGTGCCCAAGGCCGAGCCCGGTGACAACGTCGGGTTCAACGTCCGCGGCATCGGCAAGGACGACATCCGCCGCGGCGACGTCTGCGGCCCCGCCGATGACCCGCCGAGCGTCGCCGAGACGTTCAAGGCGCAGGTCGTCGTCATGCAGCACCCGTCGGTCATCACGGCCGGCTACACCCCGGTCTTCCACGCCCACACGGCGCAGGTCGCCTGTACGATCGAGTCCATCGATCAGAAGATCGACCCGTCCTCGGGCGAGGTCGCCGAGGAGAACCCGGACTTCATCAAGTCCGGCGACGCCGCGGTCGTCACCGTGCGCCCCCAGAAGCCGCTCAGCATCGAGCCCTCCGGCGAGATTCCGGAGCTCGGCAGCTTCGCCATCCGCGACATGGGTCAGACCATCGCGGCCGGCAAGGTGCTCGAAGTCAACGAGCGATAA
- a CDS encoding homoserine dehydrogenase, translating into MRLAVIGAGAVGRSVVELAGEYGHEVVAVADSSTAVVADGGGASGTGGAGSTDGVDPDAVVARKAERGIVGDADPADALAADYDVLVEATPTTLGDAEPGFSHVTRALERDRHAVLANKGPVAERFGDLRAAVDDSDGEIRFEATVGGAIPAVSTVEDIEPGHVTAVRGVLNGTANFILTRMAAEGLDYDHVLAEAQDLGVAEADPSFDVDGTDAALKCVILANVLSFGAADDPGDAREFALDDADVSGIRDVPGSALRLAAEDGRTVRLIGEATGETVRVAPRLVPENGTLAVSGTQNIVQIETTHAGRLNISGRGAGGPETASAVLGDVGRLE; encoded by the coding sequence GTGAGGCTCGCCGTGATCGGCGCGGGCGCCGTCGGGCGCTCCGTCGTCGAGCTGGCGGGCGAGTACGGCCACGAGGTCGTCGCGGTCGCGGACTCCTCGACGGCGGTCGTCGCGGACGGGGGCGGTGCGAGCGGGACCGGCGGTGCCGGCAGCACCGACGGCGTCGACCCCGACGCGGTCGTCGCGCGGAAGGCGGAGCGGGGAATCGTCGGCGACGCGGACCCGGCGGACGCGCTGGCGGCGGACTACGACGTCCTCGTGGAGGCGACGCCGACGACGCTGGGCGACGCCGAGCCCGGCTTCTCGCACGTGACTCGCGCGCTGGAACGCGACCGCCACGCGGTCCTCGCGAACAAGGGCCCGGTCGCGGAGCGATTCGGCGACCTGCGGGCCGCGGTCGACGACAGCGACGGCGAGATCCGGTTCGAGGCGACCGTCGGCGGCGCGATCCCCGCGGTGTCGACCGTCGAGGATATCGAGCCCGGCCACGTCACCGCGGTCCGGGGCGTGCTCAACGGGACGGCGAACTTCATCCTGACGCGGATGGCCGCGGAGGGGCTCGACTACGACCACGTGCTCGCGGAGGCGCAGGACCTCGGCGTCGCCGAGGCCGACCCCTCCTTCGACGTGGACGGGACCGACGCCGCGCTCAAGTGCGTCATCCTCGCGAACGTGCTCTCCTTCGGCGCGGCCGACGACCCCGGCGACGCCCGGGAGTTCGCGCTCGACGACGCCGACGTCTCGGGGATCCGCGACGTGCCCGGCTCCGCGCTCCGGCTCGCGGCCGAGGACGGGCGGACGGTGCGGCTGATCGGCGAGGCGACCGGCGAGACGGTCCGCGTTGCCCCGCGGCTCGTCCCCGAGAACGGGACGCTGGCAGTCTCCGGCACGCAGAACATTGTCCAGATCGAGACGACCCACGCCGGCCGGCTCAACATCTCCGGTCGCGGCGCGGGCGGCCCCGAGACCGCGAGCGCGGTCCTCGGAGACGTGGGACGGCTGGAGTAG
- a CDS encoding amino acid-binding protein, with product MSDRRDGTPEAALDAEDAADSTGAESADAASPDGGHAAATPSTHTVRLELVDEPGQLLAALHPIADNGGNLLSIYHERGNKTPRGRIPVEVDFEATAERFEEIVDALRSEGVNVMQAGTERYAEEVTILLFGHLIDTDLSDTLSRIEACESASVADVSLAAPQGTEEASSARLRLEARAGETDAALAAVRELADEKELRVVEPLTGVDA from the coding sequence GTGAGCGACCGTCGCGACGGGACGCCGGAGGCCGCGCTCGACGCGGAAGACGCGGCCGATTCGACCGGCGCCGAGAGCGCGGACGCGGCCTCCCCGGACGGCGGCCACGCGGCCGCGACCCCCTCGACGCACACGGTCCGGCTGGAGCTCGTCGACGAGCCCGGCCAGCTGCTCGCCGCGCTCCACCCGATCGCGGACAACGGCGGCAACCTCCTGTCGATCTACCACGAGCGCGGGAACAAGACGCCCCGCGGGCGGATCCCGGTCGAGGTCGACTTCGAGGCGACCGCCGAGCGGTTCGAGGAGATCGTCGACGCGCTCCGCAGCGAGGGCGTGAACGTGATGCAGGCGGGCACGGAGCGGTACGCGGAGGAGGTGACGATCCTCCTGTTCGGCCACCTCATCGACACCGACCTCTCCGACACGCTCTCGCGGATCGAGGCCTGCGAGTCGGCGTCGGTCGCCGACGTGTCGCTCGCGGCCCCGCAGGGCACCGAGGAGGCGTCGAGCGCGCGGCTCCGCTTAGAGGCTCGCGCCGGCGAGACGGACGCGGCGCTGGCGGCGGTCCGCGAGCTCGCCGACGAGAAGGAGCTCCGCGTCGTCGAGCCGCTCACGGGGGTGGACGCGTGA
- a CDS encoding DUF3592 domain-containing protein: MSDGGLSIDGPKTLKGAVLLLLIGLAVTGYGAYDYTQQSDAVDDAVAVDATVTDVGVESASSGSSPGVDYRPTVRFTYEYEGTEYASTSVFPSAITSNYDTESAAREVVSEYAAGESTTAYVDPADPDGGFLKTETSNAPLFAAVLGLFLALGGGVSTVKRIRG; encoded by the coding sequence ATGAGCGACGGCGGGCTCTCGATCGACGGCCCGAAGACGCTCAAGGGGGCGGTCCTCCTGTTGCTGATCGGGCTCGCGGTCACCGGCTACGGCGCGTACGATTACACGCAGCAGTCGGACGCGGTCGACGACGCCGTCGCGGTCGACGCCACGGTCACCGACGTCGGCGTCGAGTCGGCGTCGAGCGGGAGCAGTCCGGGCGTGGACTACCGGCCGACGGTCCGGTTCACCTACGAGTACGAGGGGACCGAGTACGCGAGCACCAGCGTCTTCCCGTCGGCGATCACGTCGAACTACGACACCGAGTCGGCGGCCCGCGAGGTCGTCTCGGAGTACGCCGCCGGCGAGTCGACCACCGCCTACGTCGACCCCGCCGATCCGGACGGGGGATTCCTGAAGACGGAGACGTCGAACGCCCCGCTCTTCGCGGCCGTACTCGGCCTGTTCCTCGCCCTCGGCGGCGGGGTATCGACCGTCAAGCGGATCCGCGGCTGA
- a CDS encoding elongation factor EF-2, translating to MGRRKKIVQECERLMDTPENIRNIAIAAHVDHGKTTLSDNLLAGAGMISEDTAGEQLAMDTKEDEQERGITIDAANVSMTHEYEDTNHLVNLIDTPGHVDFGGDVTRAMRAVDGALVVVDAVEGAMPQTETVLRQALREGVKPTLFINKVDRLISELQEGPQEMQERLMSVIADVNELIRGMAENMDDIPEDWTVSVEDGTVGFGSALYKWGVSMPSMQRTGMDFADIMELEQNDKRQELHERTPLSDVVLDMVCEHFPNPVDAQPRRVPRIWRGDPESELADTMRLVDEDGEVVFMVTDISMDPHAGEIATGRVFSGTLEKGQELYVSGTAGKNRIQSVGLFMGSEREEVDRVPAGNIASVTGLRDAIAGSTVSSVEMTPFESIEHISEPVITKSVEAQNMDDLPKLIETLQQVAKEDPTIQIEINEDTGEHLISGQGELHLEVITQRIRDNQGIPVITGEPIVVFREQPQEASREVEGQSPNRHNKFYITVEPMAQEIVDAIQLGEVSMDMPELERREALQEAGMDKDTSQNVEDIHRTNILIDDTKGIQHLNETMELVLEGLQEALDDGPLAAEPVQGSLFRLHDAKLHEDTIHRGPAQVIPAVRDAVHRALIDGEVRLLEPIQDVRIDVPSEHMGAASGEIQGRRGRVDDMYQEGDLMVVEGIAPVEEMIGFSSDIRSATEGRASWNTENAGFRVLVDNLQREKIMEIRERKGMKLELPQSIDYF from the coding sequence ATGGGCCGACGCAAGAAGATCGTTCAGGAATGTGAGCGGCTGATGGACACCCCGGAGAACATCCGGAACATCGCCATCGCCGCCCACGTCGACCACGGGAAGACGACGCTCTCCGACAACCTGCTGGCGGGCGCCGGCATGATCTCCGAGGACACCGCGGGCGAGCAGCTCGCGATGGACACGAAGGAGGACGAGCAGGAGCGCGGGATCACCATCGACGCGGCGAACGTCTCGATGACCCACGAGTACGAGGACACCAACCACCTCGTCAACCTCATCGACACCCCCGGTCACGTGGACTTCGGGGGCGACGTCACCCGCGCGATGCGCGCGGTCGACGGCGCCTTAGTGGTCGTCGACGCCGTCGAGGGCGCGATGCCCCAGACGGAGACGGTGCTCCGGCAGGCGCTCCGCGAGGGCGTGAAGCCGACGCTGTTCATCAACAAGGTCGACCGCCTCATCTCGGAGCTCCAGGAGGGGCCCCAGGAGATGCAGGAGCGGCTGATGTCCGTCATCGCCGACGTCAACGAGCTCATCCGCGGGATGGCCGAGAACATGGACGACATCCCCGAGGACTGGACCGTCTCCGTCGAGGACGGCACGGTCGGCTTCGGCTCCGCGCTGTACAAGTGGGGCGTCTCGATGCCCTCGATGCAGCGGACCGGCATGGACTTCGCCGACATCATGGAGCTGGAACAGAACGACAAGCGCCAGGAGCTCCACGAGCGGACGCCGCTGTCGGACGTCGTGCTCGACATGGTCTGCGAGCACTTCCCGAACCCGGTCGACGCCCAGCCCCGCCGCGTCCCGCGCATCTGGCGCGGTGATCCCGAGTCCGAGCTGGCCGACACAATGCGGCTGGTCGACGAGGACGGCGAGGTCGTCTTCATGGTCACCGACATCTCGATGGACCCGCACGCGGGCGAGATCGCGACGGGCCGCGTCTTCTCCGGCACGCTGGAGAAGGGCCAGGAGCTGTACGTCTCCGGCACCGCGGGCAAGAACCGAATCCAGAGCGTCGGCCTCTTCATGGGGTCTGAGCGCGAGGAGGTGGACCGCGTCCCGGCGGGGAACATCGCGTCCGTCACCGGGCTGCGCGACGCCATCGCCGGCTCCACCGTCTCCTCCGTGGAGATGACGCCGTTCGAGTCGATCGAGCACATCTCCGAGCCGGTCATCACGAAGTCCGTCGAGGCCCAGAACATGGACGACCTGCCGAAGCTCATCGAGACGCTCCAGCAGGTCGCCAAGGAGGACCCGACGATCCAGATCGAGATCAACGAGGACACCGGCGAGCACCTCATCAGCGGGCAGGGCGAGCTCCACCTCGAAGTGATCACCCAGCGGATCCGCGACAACCAGGGCATCCCGGTCATCACCGGGGAGCCGATCGTCGTGTTCCGCGAGCAGCCCCAGGAGGCCTCCCGCGAGGTCGAGGGGCAGTCGCCGAACCGACACAACAAGTTCTACATCACCGTCGAGCCGATGGCTCAGGAGATCGTCGACGCCATCCAGCTCGGCGAGGTCTCGATGGACATGCCCGAACTGGAGCGCCGCGAGGCGCTGCAGGAGGCCGGCATGGACAAGGACACCTCGCAGAACGTCGAGGACATCCACCGGACCAACATCCTCATCGACGACACGAAGGGGATCCAGCACCTCAACGAGACGATGGAGCTCGTCTTGGAGGGGCTTCAGGAAGCGCTCGACGACGGCCCGCTGGCCGCCGAGCCGGTCCAGGGGTCGCTGTTCCGCCTGCACGACGCGAAGCTCCACGAGGACACCATCCACCGCGGCCCGGCACAGGTCATCCCGGCGGTCCGCGACGCGGTCCACCGCGCGCTGATCGACGGCGAGGTCCGCCTGCTCGAACCCATCCAGGACGTCCGGATCGACGTGCCCAGCGAACACATGGGCGCGGCGTCCGGCGAGATCCAGGGCCGTCGCGGCCGCGTCGACGACATGTACCAGGAGGGCGACCTCATGGTCGTCGAGGGCATCGCGCCCGTCGAGGAGATGATCGGGTTCTCCTCCGACATCCGCTCGGCAACCGAGGGCCGCGCCTCGTGGAACACCGAGAACGCGGGCTTCCGCGTGCTCGTCGACAACCTCCAGCGCGAGAAGATCATGGAGATCCGCGAGCGCAAGGGGATGAAGCTGGAACTGCCGCAGTCGATCGACTACTTCTGA
- a CDS encoding bifunctional 4-hydroxy-2-oxoglutarate aldolase/2-dehydro-3-deoxy-phosphogluconate aldolase: MNETLSRLDDSGVVAVLRGVEADQLIEITEALREGGVTAVEITADTPDVAEKLGEVAGSFGDEVVVGTGTVLDSETARTTLMAGAEFVVSPSLHEDVIETCNRYGAVTAPGVMTPTEAIRGYEAGADFVKVFPAKTVGPDHLGAMKGPLGQIPMMPTGGVSPDNAADYVDAGAFAVGAGGALVDYDAAERGDYESITQTAREFTRVVEEARDDG, from the coding sequence ATGAACGAGACGCTCTCACGGCTCGACGACAGCGGCGTCGTCGCGGTGTTGCGCGGAGTCGAGGCCGACCAGCTGATCGAGATCACGGAGGCGCTGCGCGAGGGCGGCGTCACCGCCGTCGAGATCACCGCCGACACGCCCGACGTGGCCGAGAAGCTCGGCGAGGTCGCCGGCTCCTTCGGCGACGAGGTCGTCGTCGGCACGGGGACCGTCCTCGACAGCGAGACCGCCCGGACGACGCTGATGGCGGGCGCGGAGTTCGTCGTCTCCCCGAGCCTCCACGAGGACGTCATCGAGACGTGCAACCGCTACGGCGCGGTCACGGCGCCCGGCGTGATGACCCCCACCGAAGCGATCCGCGGCTACGAGGCGGGCGCCGACTTCGTGAAGGTGTTCCCCGCGAAGACGGTCGGTCCGGACCACCTCGGCGCGATGAAGGGTCCGCTCGGCCAGATCCCGATGATGCCGACCGGCGGCGTGAGTCCCGACAACGCCGCCGACTACGTCGACGCGGGCGCGTTCGCGGTCGGCGCCGGCGGCGCGCTCGTCGACTACGACGCCGCCGAGCGCGGCGACTACGAGAGTATCACCCAGACTGCCCGCGAGTTCACGCGGGTGGTCGAGGAGGCGCGAGACGACGGGTAG